From Scytonema millei VB511283, the proteins below share one genomic window:
- a CDS encoding aldehyde dehydrogenase family protein: MTAPLLECQNYINGQWVVASGETLESRNPSDWRDVVATFPRSSAADVDAAVVAARRAFKSWRLVPAPARAEIIYRAGELLLQHKEKLAQLISREMGKPLTEARGDVQEGIDCALYMAGEGRRMFGQTTPSEMPNKFAMTMRIPVGVCALITPWNFPVAIPCWKAFPALICGNTVILKPAEDTPTCVHYLSQLFHKAGLPNGVVNIVHGLGEETGRALVEHPDVNLVSFTGSSETGAEVGSVCGRTHKRSCLEMGGKNAQIVMADADLQLALDGAVWGAFGTSGQRCTATSRLILHRDIKEEFTNLLLERVHQLRLGLGTDPQTEVGPLINSAQLQRVNHYLEIARAEGTKVLTGGEIANTENLAHGFFFQPTILDKVTPEMRVAKEEIFGPVVALIEVDSFEEAIAILNNTPYGLSSSVYTRDVNLAFQAMRDIEAGITYINGPTIGAEVHLPFGGMKQTGNGHREVGTAALDVFTEWKTVYVDYSGSLQRAQIDNRE; this comes from the coding sequence ATGACCGCCCCCCTGCTAGAGTGCCAGAATTACATCAACGGTCAATGGGTTGTCGCATCAGGTGAAACTTTAGAAAGCCGTAACCCCTCTGACTGGCGTGACGTAGTAGCAACTTTTCCCCGTTCCAGTGCTGCTGATGTCGATGCAGCCGTAGTAGCTGCCCGTAGAGCCTTTAAATCTTGGCGACTCGTACCTGCTCCCGCCCGTGCTGAAATAATTTATCGTGCAGGAGAATTATTGCTCCAACACAAAGAGAAACTCGCTCAACTCATTAGCAGGGAAATGGGTAAACCCCTGACAGAAGCGCGAGGAGACGTGCAAGAAGGCATTGATTGCGCCCTCTACATGGCAGGAGAAGGACGAAGGATGTTTGGGCAAACTACCCCTTCAGAAATGCCTAATAAGTTCGCGATGACAATGCGGATACCTGTAGGAGTTTGCGCCCTCATCACTCCCTGGAATTTTCCTGTGGCTATTCCTTGCTGGAAAGCTTTTCCCGCTTTGATTTGCGGTAATACAGTCATTCTCAAGCCAGCGGAAGATACTCCAACTTGCGTTCATTATCTCAGCCAGTTATTTCACAAAGCAGGCTTACCAAATGGCGTTGTTAATATCGTGCATGGTTTGGGAGAAGAGACAGGACGGGCGTTAGTCGAACATCCTGACGTAAATTTGGTGTCGTTTACCGGATCTTCAGAAACGGGGGCTGAGGTGGGTTCTGTTTGCGGACGCACTCACAAGCGTTCTTGTTTAGAAATGGGGGGTAAGAATGCTCAAATCGTGATGGCAGATGCCGATTTACAACTGGCTCTAGATGGGGCTGTTTGGGGCGCTTTTGGCACTAGCGGACAGCGCTGTACTGCTACGAGTCGGCTGATCCTCCACCGCGATATTAAGGAAGAGTTTACTAACTTGTTGTTAGAAAGAGTTCATCAGTTACGATTAGGTCTTGGTACAGATCCGCAAACTGAAGTAGGACCGCTGATTAATTCTGCCCAATTGCAAAGGGTAAACCATTATTTAGAAATTGCCCGTGCTGAGGGGACAAAAGTATTAACTGGTGGGGAGATAGCTAATACAGAAAATCTCGCACATGGTTTTTTCTTTCAGCCAACAATATTAGATAAAGTCACGCCAGAGATGCGCGTAGCAAAAGAAGAAATTTTTGGTCCCGTAGTGGCACTAATAGAAGTCGATTCTTTTGAAGAGGCGATCGCAATTCTCAACAACACCCCATACGGTTTATCTTCTTCTGTTTACACTCGCGATGTCAATCTGGCGTTCCAGGCAATGCGCGATATTGAAGCTGGAATTACTTATATTAACGGTCCTACAATTGGGGCAGAAGTCCATTTGCCTTTTGGTGGTATGAAACAGACAGGGAACGGACATCGGGAGGTAGGAACTGCGGCTTTAGATGTGTTTACAGAATGGAAGACTGTTTATGTAGATTATTCTGGAAGTTTGCAACGCGCCCAAATTGATAACCGAGAATGA
- a CDS encoding pentapeptide repeat-containing protein produces the protein MANSSVRRNANRARRSVQAKSKPLPLATRRFAAWAVEVSLVALSGLIPYSLGEQAKLEPSGEQVTPNPVVALTQKAIASTLTISAEPSDRRLVTPLTNIFWSVAVITPLLVGGWQLYLLGKTGSTLPKRWLGVRVVSAAGTVPGLSRIAIRETLGMWGLPLSVAYIMWRATAFPHLGIFFGLSCFFVLGEGMTARFHRQRRCWHDLIAGTYVVDANRAMTILPGTRAKQLIGSASVQGAGSKGLYNSPSPQLQTQPSVAKSVINKPKVRRSWWQLMRQHPNLLLFLAFLSCMVAVLGTLIGIQIYIQAQKYQRQLAENKSTQFLTLIQHLDASGTTLSDRQRAILALGTIGDPQVLQLLVDLLGQEQRREIIATVQQALVSSGSSALPYLHRLNQSVANEIAAGRYSSSPTELARRTQQLQATQQAIGKILAVYGGRLQGIDLSRINLAPSTSQERVFTLELERVNFAGIGFKGANLNHASLPSSQWRDAGADRHWDTFDDAIANLSHAQMKGANLTKANLSRVPMERIELMQANLNQANLSAASLGHANLSSAQLVGANLQAATLVDASLTGANLSTANLSDVNLHAARLSRVSALGTRLQSANLTKSNWQGADLSSADLSHSNLSHADLSLARLSNTNLSHAQMQNINLRQADLRMADLRGANLAGADFQGTILFSPQPPASGDRFIATPPEYTQAALVQGVNFSQVKNLDAQQIAYICVYGGYHPRCP, from the coding sequence ATGGCGAATTCAAGTGTGAGGAGAAATGCCAATCGCGCTCGTCGTTCGGTGCAGGCGAAAAGCAAACCGCTACCACTAGCAACTAGACGCTTTGCGGCATGGGCAGTAGAAGTATCGCTCGTTGCACTCAGCGGACTGATACCCTATAGCTTAGGAGAACAGGCAAAATTGGAGCCATCAGGGGAGCAAGTCACCCCAAATCCAGTGGTCGCCCTAACTCAAAAAGCGATCGCCAGTACCCTAACTATATCCGCCGAACCGAGCGATCGCCGTCTCGTCACACCCCTAACGAATATATTTTGGTCTGTCGCTGTCATCACTCCTTTGTTAGTAGGGGGATGGCAGCTGTATTTACTGGGAAAAACAGGCAGTACTCTACCCAAGCGCTGGTTGGGGGTACGGGTTGTTTCTGCTGCTGGCACGGTTCCAGGTCTATCTCGGATCGCGATCCGAGAAACTTTGGGAATGTGGGGCTTACCACTCTCCGTAGCCTATATTATGTGGCGGGCGACGGCTTTTCCTCATTTGGGCATATTTTTCGGTTTGTCTTGTTTCTTCGTACTAGGTGAAGGCATGACTGCCCGTTTTCACCGTCAGCGGCGTTGTTGGCACGATTTAATTGCAGGCACTTACGTAGTGGATGCCAATCGCGCTATGACTATTTTGCCTGGGACTAGAGCGAAACAGTTAATAGGGAGCGCTTCGGTGCAGGGAGCAGGGAGCAAGGGGCTTTATAATAGTCCTTCGCCTCAGCTACAGACTCAGCCATCAGTTGCTAAATCTGTCATTAATAAACCGAAAGTGCGGCGTAGTTGGTGGCAGTTGATGCGCCAACATCCGAATTTATTACTATTCTTAGCTTTTTTGTCCTGCATGGTGGCAGTATTAGGAACCTTGATTGGAATTCAAATCTACATTCAGGCGCAAAAATACCAACGGCAGTTAGCAGAGAATAAAAGCACGCAGTTTCTCACTCTCATTCAACACCTAGATGCTAGTGGGACTACCCTAAGCGATCGCCAAAGGGCAATTCTGGCTTTGGGTACGATTGGCGATCCGCAGGTACTTCAGTTACTTGTCGATTTGCTCGGACAAGAGCAACGTCGCGAAATTATCGCCACGGTACAGCAAGCTTTGGTTAGTTCTGGTTCCTCGGCTTTGCCATATTTACACCGCTTGAACCAATCGGTCGCCAATGAAATAGCTGCCGGACGTTATAGTAGTAGCCCTACTGAATTAGCTCGCAGGACGCAACAATTGCAAGCCACTCAACAGGCGATCGGCAAAATTTTGGCAGTTTATGGTGGTAGGTTACAGGGCATCGATTTGAGCCGCATTAATCTTGCCCCTAGCACTAGTCAAGAGCGGGTTTTTACTCTAGAGCTAGAACGGGTCAATTTTGCTGGCATAGGATTCAAAGGTGCTAATCTGAACCACGCGAGTCTACCATCCAGCCAGTGGCGCGATGCTGGGGCAGATCGGCACTGGGATACTTTTGACGACGCGATCGCCAATTTGAGTCATGCTCAGATGAAGGGTGCTAACCTAACTAAAGCTAATCTCAGCCGCGTACCGATGGAGCGGATCGAGCTGATGCAGGCAAATCTAAACCAAGCCAATTTATCTGCTGCTAGTCTCGGTCATGCTAATCTCAGTAGCGCCCAACTCGTAGGGGCTAATTTACAAGCAGCAACTCTCGTAGATGCTAGCTTGACAGGAGCAAACTTAAGTACGGCAAATTTGTCTGATGTTAATTTACACGCAGCCCGCTTGAGCCGCGTCAGTGCTTTAGGCACGCGCTTGCAGTCAGCTAATTTAACCAAATCGAATTGGCAGGGGGCAGATTTATCGAGTGCGGATCTGAGTCATTCCAATCTCAGTCATGCTGACTTGAGCCTAGCGCGTCTCAGCAACACTAATTTAAGTCATGCCCAAATGCAAAACATCAACCTGCGTCAGGCAGATTTGCGAATGGCAGATTTGCGTGGGGCAAATTTAGCAGGGGCTGACTTCCAGGGGACGATCCTGTTTAGTCCTCAACCTCCGGCATCAGGCGATCGCTTCATTGCCACGCCACCAGAATATACTCAAGCAGCATTAGTGCAGGGTGTTAATTTTAGCCAGGTGAAAAATTTAGATGCCCAGCAGATTGCTTATATTTGCGTTTACGGAGGATACCATCCACGTTGTCCTTAA
- a CDS encoding efflux RND transporter periplasmic adaptor subunit: MLLFGKNPLNNNQQTPSWNDSDRLIFNWFKDIGLRESLLLSIYAFGLTTVIYLTCQNTQPSFASSRVVRQDLLVENLDFAGTIYPAKKMNISANSAAVVKKIYVDIGDRIQPGQPISKLENLVDLQKLDRLRKERFQTDLELEKARQQHENAAQKTVQLQLQTSIINRKIGAIAQLYDTELRLSTAKSSLQLWQQQQGVVQKAKGIYLRAAMQHDRLKKLARQGAVSASEVERSQAKLAAAKTNLVKAETGAIIQEIEQQQRRQWQLRKQLTLLEHQQQLAAIEGQTQLARSQSRQATQRLNLLHQQRSLLPKESELTGSFPVTAQAAGVVVNLPVVVGDRIYAGKSLVELAQLKSLKVRVSVSTSLINTLRLGQRAVVQLGKAAEAKQFEATVVTINPIPEPDRTHIVEVQFQNPQEALLVGQTAKVRFVAEE; encoded by the coding sequence ATGCTTCTGTTTGGAAAAAACCCTTTAAATAACAACCAGCAAACCCCTAGCTGGAATGACAGCGATCGCCTCATTTTTAACTGGTTTAAAGATATCGGCTTGCGGGAATCATTATTACTATCAATTTATGCATTTGGCTTAACTACAGTAATTTATCTTACTTGCCAAAATACCCAACCTTCATTCGCATCATCAAGGGTTGTTAGACAAGATCTTCTGGTGGAAAATTTAGATTTTGCTGGTACAATTTATCCAGCCAAAAAAATGAATATTTCTGCTAATTCAGCAGCAGTTGTAAAAAAAATCTATGTTGATATTGGCGATCGCATTCAGCCCGGTCAACCGATATCAAAACTAGAAAATTTAGTGGATTTGCAAAAACTCGATCGGTTGCGAAAAGAACGATTTCAGACTGATTTAGAACTTGAAAAAGCTCGACAACAACACGAAAACGCTGCTCAAAAAACAGTGCAACTCCAGCTACAAACATCAATAATTAATCGCAAAATCGGAGCGATCGCCCAGCTGTATGATACAGAGTTACGTCTGAGTACGGCTAAATCGAGTTTACAATTATGGCAACAACAGCAAGGTGTCGTTCAAAAAGCTAAAGGCATATACCTAAGAGCAGCAATGCAGCACGATCGCCTTAAGAAATTAGCTAGACAGGGGGCAGTTTCTGCAAGCGAAGTCGAGCGATCGCAAGCTAAGTTAGCCGCCGCTAAAACAAATTTAGTTAAAGCAGAAACAGGCGCAATCATACAAGAAATCGAGCAACAACAACGCCGACAATGGCAACTTCGCAAACAACTAACGCTACTCGAACACCAACAACAACTTGCTGCGATCGAAGGGCAGACACAACTTGCTCGTTCGCAGTCTCGTCAAGCAACTCAGAGGCTCAATCTGCTTCACCAGCAGCGTTCTCTGTTACCAAAAGAATCAGAACTCACAGGATCGTTTCCAGTCACGGCTCAAGCAGCAGGCGTTGTTGTCAATTTGCCCGTAGTTGTGGGCGATCGCATTTACGCAGGTAAAAGTTTAGTAGAATTAGCGCAACTAAAATCTTTAAAAGTACGAGTTTCTGTTAGTACTAGTTTAATTAATACATTACGTTTAGGACAAAGAGCAGTCGTACAACTGGGCAAGGCAGCTGAAGCCAAACAATTTGAGGCAACAGTCGTGACAATTAATCCGATTCCAGAGCCAGATCGGACTCATATAGTCGAGGTACAATTTCAAAACCCGCAGGAAGCTTTATTAGTCGGTCAAACTGCTAAAGTTCGCTTTGTTGCAGAAGAATAG
- the petD gene encoding cytochrome b6-f complex subunit IV yields the protein MGTLKKPDLSDPQLRAKLAKGMGHNYYGEPAWPNDLLYIFPVVILGTGACIVALSVLDPAMVGEPANPFATPLEILPEWYLYPVFQILRSVPNKLLGVVLMASVPLGLILVPFIENVNKFQNPFRRPVATTVFLVGTLVTLWLGIGAAFPIDKSFTFGLF from the coding sequence ATGGGAACACTAAAAAAACCAGACCTGAGCGACCCTCAATTACGTGCCAAGCTGGCTAAGGGCATGGGTCATAATTATTATGGCGAACCTGCTTGGCCTAACGACTTGCTCTATATTTTCCCTGTGGTAATTTTGGGAACGGGTGCTTGTATAGTCGCTTTGTCCGTACTAGACCCAGCAATGGTAGGCGAACCAGCAAATCCTTTCGCTACGCCTCTGGAAATTTTACCTGAGTGGTATTTATACCCAGTATTCCAAATTCTGCGGTCAGTTCCCAATAAATTATTGGGAGTCGTGCTGATGGCTTCCGTACCACTGGGGTTAATTCTGGTTCCATTTATTGAGAATGTCAATAAGTTCCAAAATCCCTTCCGCCGTCCAGTCGCAACAACTGTGTTTTTAGTTGGTACTTTAGTTACCTTGTGGCTCGGTATTGGTGCTGCTTTCCCGATCGACAAATCTTTCACTTTCGGTCTGTTCTAA
- a CDS encoding ATP-binding protein produces MLEQNHLRVCSDLKLLNQVQDWFEDFCLQHSGQIPWSEGQLYRLNLALAEGFTNAVRHAHQALPRETAIDIDLLLWSDRIEIRIWDRGQPFNPDAIAEPKPGTLQEGGYGWFLLRRLADRVVYERAADGRNCLLIVKSDKNRQEVKT; encoded by the coding sequence ATGTTGGAGCAAAATCATCTGAGGGTGTGTAGCGATTTAAAGTTACTGAACCAGGTACAAGACTGGTTTGAAGATTTTTGTCTTCAACATAGCGGTCAAATACCTTGGTCTGAGGGTCAACTATATCGCTTAAATTTAGCTTTAGCAGAAGGATTTACGAATGCGGTCAGACACGCCCATCAAGCCCTACCGCGAGAAACGGCGATAGATATCGACCTGTTATTATGGAGCGATCGCATTGAGATTAGAATCTGGGATCGGGGTCAGCCTTTTAATCCCGATGCAATTGCCGAACCTAAACCAGGAACCTTACAAGAAGGAGGCTATGGCTGGTTTCTATTGCGGCGCTTAGCAGATCGAGTCGTATACGAACGGGCTGCTGACGGCAGAAACTGCTTACTCATTGTAAAAAGTGATAAAAACCGCCAAGAAGTTAAGACATAA
- the petB gene encoding cytochrome b6 — protein MFSKQVTDSKAYNWFEERLEIQALAEDVTSKYVPPHVNIFYCLGGITLVCFLIQFATGFAMTFYYKPTVTEAYASVQYLMTDVNFGWLIRSIHRWSASMMVLMMILHVFRVYLTGGFKKPRELTWVSGVILAVITVSFGVTGYSLPWDQVGYWAVKIVSGVPEAIPVVGTLIADLLRGGSSVGQATLTRYYSAHTFVLPWAIAVFMLLHFLMIRKQGISGPL, from the coding sequence ATGTTTAGTAAACAGGTAACTGATTCAAAAGCATACAACTGGTTTGAGGAGCGCTTGGAGATCCAGGCTCTTGCTGAAGATGTAACCAGTAAGTACGTCCCCCCACACGTCAACATTTTTTACTGTCTCGGTGGTATCACCCTGGTTTGCTTTTTAATCCAGTTTGCGACTGGATTCGCTATGACTTTCTACTACAAGCCGACTGTAACTGAAGCTTATGCTTCCGTACAGTATCTCATGACAGATGTGAACTTCGGCTGGTTGATCCGCTCCATCCACCGCTGGTCAGCCAGCATGATGGTACTGATGATGATCCTGCACGTATTCCGCGTTTATCTCACTGGCGGTTTTAAAAAGCCCCGTGAGTTGACTTGGGTTAGTGGCGTGATTTTAGCAGTCATTACTGTTTCCTTTGGTGTAACGGGTTACTCTTTACCTTGGGATCAAGTCGGTTATTGGGCGGTAAAAATCGTTAGTGGCGTACCAGAAGCAATTCCAGTCGTCGGTACTCTCATTGCTGACTTATTGCGCGGCGGTTCGAGTGTAGGTCAAGCAACGCTAACTCGCTACTACAGCGCTCATACTTTTGTCTTACCTTGGGCGATCGCTGTCTTCATGCTGCTGCATTTCCTGATGATCCGCAAGCAAGGTATTTCTGGTCCGTTGTAA
- a CDS encoding DedA family protein: MLEGMTDAINSFGYLGIFLLVLIAPTPPEIVLPFAGFLAAQGKLSLPYAILAGVLGCTLSIVPWYLAGKYLGERRLKVFARRNRKWLKLSFGEIERAKQWFDRHGGKTVFFCRPIPSVRTLIALPAGISGMRLLPFLFHVISGEAIWQTALAYAGYLLGRRYAVVVWYTAPIARISIAVLLLALLFWLIRRNRSNS; the protein is encoded by the coding sequence ATGCTAGAAGGAATGACCGATGCTATTAACTCTTTTGGATATCTGGGCATCTTCCTGCTAGTTTTAATCGCTCCAACTCCACCAGAAATTGTTTTACCCTTCGCGGGTTTTTTAGCTGCTCAAGGCAAGCTCAGCTTACCATACGCGATTTTAGCTGGAGTTTTGGGTTGTACTCTATCAATCGTACCTTGGTACTTAGCAGGTAAATACTTGGGCGAACGGCGCTTGAAAGTATTTGCTAGGCGCAACCGCAAGTGGTTAAAACTCTCCTTTGGAGAAATAGAGCGAGCCAAACAATGGTTCGATCGCCACGGTGGGAAAACTGTCTTTTTTTGTCGCCCCATCCCCAGCGTCCGCACGTTAATTGCGCTACCAGCGGGTATTAGTGGCATGAGATTGCTACCGTTCTTATTCCATGTCATATCTGGTGAGGCAATCTGGCAAACTGCCTTGGCTTATGCTGGATACCTGCTTGGCAGGCGTTATGCAGTCGTTGTTTGGTATACCGCTCCCATTGCCAGAATTTCAATTGCTGTACTCCTGTTAGCACTCCTATTCTGGTTAATTAGGCGTAACAGGTCGAATAGTTAA
- a CDS encoding hemolysin family protein codes for MLALVVAVLIVISGSALCSSVEAALFSVSTLKARQLAQSKNPAAVALLAIRDRMNRPIATIVILNNIFNIVGSIAIARIAETVLGNTLLGVFSGLLTFLIIIFGEIIPKTLGERYSQRLALLAALPVTALTFIFTPLVWIMEKVTAPFTRKEKLPTTNESEIMLLAKIGYQEGIIEDDEAEMIQRVFMLNDLTAADLMTPRTALTYLRGDLTLAASRVDIINSQHTRIIVIEDSLDRVIGVTLKDELLTAMVEGKRDRKIAEFTRKVRFVPETIHADRLLRAFQKSRNHLVVVVDEYGTVSGVVTLEDVLEILTGEIVDETDRIIDLQAAARNRLARMLKR; via the coding sequence ATGCTTGCCCTAGTTGTTGCCGTACTGATTGTCATTTCTGGTTCTGCCCTCTGTTCTAGCGTAGAAGCTGCTTTATTTTCTGTCTCTACACTTAAAGCCAGACAGCTAGCGCAGTCAAAAAATCCTGCCGCAGTCGCACTACTAGCAATTCGCGATCGCATGAATCGCCCGATCGCCACAATCGTGATTCTCAATAATATTTTCAATATTGTTGGTAGTATTGCGATCGCCCGTATTGCCGAGACAGTTTTAGGTAACACTTTATTGGGGGTTTTTTCTGGACTTTTGACTTTTCTGATCATCATCTTTGGTGAAATTATTCCCAAAACTTTAGGCGAACGATATTCTCAAAGATTAGCGCTCCTTGCTGCTCTACCTGTAACTGCACTGACTTTTATTTTCACTCCGTTAGTTTGGATCATGGAGAAAGTCACAGCACCTTTTACCCGCAAAGAAAAACTGCCGACTACAAATGAATCGGAAATCATGCTACTAGCAAAGATTGGCTATCAAGAGGGAATTATTGAAGATGATGAAGCCGAAATGATTCAGAGAGTGTTTATGCTAAACGACCTCACGGCTGCCGATTTAATGACTCCTAGAACAGCTTTAACTTACTTACGAGGTGATTTGACTCTAGCTGCAAGCAGAGTAGACATAATTAATTCTCAGCACACGCGAATTATTGTTATAGAAGATTCATTAGATCGAGTTATTGGAGTTACTTTAAAAGATGAACTTCTGACCGCAATGGTAGAAGGAAAGCGCGATCGTAAAATTGCTGAATTCACCCGTAAAGTTCGATTTGTGCCAGAAACGATTCATGCCGATCGCTTGTTGAGAGCATTTCAAAAAAGCCGCAATCACCTCGTCGTCGTCGTCGATGAATATGGCACAGTTTCCGGTGTTGTCACTCTTGAAGACGTATTAGAGATCCTTACAGGCGAAATTGTCGATGAAACAGATAGAATCATCGATTTGCAAGCAGCGGCAAGAAATAGATTAGCAAGAATGTTGAAAAGATAG
- the ctpA gene encoding carboxyl-terminal processing protease CtpA, whose product MMSKRIFQIGVLLVMPILLALGIWTQPATAITEEQRVVVEAWRIVNRAYLDDTFNHQNWSAVRQQALKQPLDNPESAYTTVEKMLASLNEPFTRFLRPEQYRSLQVNTSGELTGVGLQIALNPKTGQLEVVAPIAGSPAEKAGIQSRDRILKIDGIPTTQLTLDEAAAKMRGPAGSKVMLIVERDGSPKEIQVARDRIAVNPVVAQLQTSPSGAEIGYIRLIQFNANATAEVAHAIANLEKQGANAYILDLRNNPGGLLQSGIEIARLWLDEGTIVYTVNRQGIQGNFEAFGSALTHDPLVVLVDRGTASASEILAGALQDNGRAKIVGEKTFGKGLIQSLFELSDGSGMAVTVAKYETPSHRDIHKQGIVPDLNVATDRLSRDQIATAADPQYLAAVELLSNTPAIAKSDK is encoded by the coding sequence ATGATGTCAAAGCGAATTTTCCAGATCGGAGTTTTGTTGGTCATGCCAATTCTGCTAGCGTTGGGTATTTGGACTCAGCCAGCAACCGCCATCACGGAAGAGCAGAGAGTGGTAGTAGAAGCATGGCGAATTGTCAATCGCGCCTATCTGGACGATACGTTTAACCATCAAAATTGGTCGGCAGTGCGGCAACAAGCACTCAAACAACCCCTTGACAACCCAGAGTCAGCATATACAACAGTCGAGAAAATGCTGGCAAGTTTAAACGAGCCTTTCACTCGCTTTTTACGACCAGAACAGTATCGTAGTTTACAAGTTAATACTTCTGGCGAACTGACAGGTGTAGGACTGCAAATTGCCCTTAATCCAAAAACAGGACAGTTAGAGGTCGTAGCACCAATTGCTGGTTCTCCAGCGGAAAAAGCAGGTATTCAATCTCGCGATCGCATTCTCAAAATCGATGGTATTCCGACCACCCAATTAACTCTAGATGAAGCAGCAGCCAAAATGCGGGGTCCGGCGGGTAGTAAAGTCATGCTGATCGTAGAACGGGATGGTTCGCCAAAAGAAATCCAGGTAGCCCGCGATCGCATTGCTGTCAATCCCGTAGTTGCCCAACTTCAAACCTCACCTAGCGGAGCAGAGATCGGCTACATACGCCTGATTCAATTTAATGCCAACGCCACAGCAGAAGTTGCCCACGCGATCGCCAATTTAGAAAAACAAGGTGCCAATGCATACATTTTGGATTTACGCAATAATCCTGGAGGCTTATTGCAATCGGGAATTGAAATTGCCCGTCTGTGGTTAGACGAAGGCACGATCGTCTATACGGTTAACCGCCAAGGCATCCAAGGAAATTTTGAAGCTTTTGGCTCGGCATTAACTCACGACCCCCTAGTCGTCTTAGTCGATCGCGGTACGGCTAGCGCCAGTGAAATTCTCGCTGGAGCGCTGCAAGACAACGGACGAGCGAAAATTGTTGGTGAAAAGACGTTTGGTAAAGGCTTAATTCAATCTTTGTTTGAACTATCTGACGGTTCCGGTATGGCTGTTACCGTTGCCAAATACGAAACCCCAAGTCATCGAGACATTCACAAGCAGGGCATTGTCCCAGACCTCAATGTAGCTACCGATCGCCTCAGCCGCGACCAAATCGCCACCGCAGCAGACCCACAATACTTAGCAGCAGTAGAATTATTAAGCAATACACCAGCTATTGCTAAAAGCGACAAATGA
- a CDS encoding DUF2854 domain-containing protein — translation MLRQVSLGKLGLVVGGLITIVGFVAYFIDNPTLNLVGFFYGIPLLLGGLALTAAELKPVPYTQPTSPEVVALRQQQATATQNQVRLDITRYRYGQSAHLDTALERLGLAPTDEERPIVKGVRETQIDGAYGLILEFDSPFVTLEQWQKKQDKMQSFFGPGVRVEVTQPAEDEIEIAMIAASSQETSS, via the coding sequence ATGTTGCGACAAGTATCTTTAGGAAAGCTAGGTTTAGTTGTTGGTGGTTTAATTACGATTGTGGGATTCGTTGCCTATTTTATTGATAATCCCACACTCAACCTTGTGGGTTTTTTTTATGGCATTCCCCTTTTATTAGGAGGTTTGGCGTTGACGGCAGCGGAACTGAAGCCAGTGCCATACACTCAACCAACTTCCCCTGAAGTAGTTGCTTTGCGCCAACAGCAAGCTACAGCAACTCAAAATCAAGTCCGTCTGGATATTACCCGCTATCGTTACGGTCAGTCAGCTCATTTAGATACAGCGTTAGAACGGCTGGGACTTGCGCCAACAGATGAAGAAAGACCGATTGTTAAAGGCGTGCGAGAAACACAAATCGATGGTGCTTATGGGTTGATTTTAGAATTTGATTCTCCCTTCGTGACACTGGAACAGTGGCAAAAAAAACAAGACAAAATGCAAAGTTTTTTTGGTCCTGGGGTACGTGTTGAAGTCACGCAACCTGCTGAAGATGAGATTGAAATAGCAATGATTGCGGCTTCTAGCCAAGAGACTTCCAGCTAG